The Schistocerca nitens isolate TAMUIC-IGC-003100 chromosome 7, iqSchNite1.1, whole genome shotgun sequence genome contains a region encoding:
- the LOC126195514 gene encoding orexin receptor type 2-like, producing MENVTTDGTWGPLSTWDIPSNESSYSYSMWTDTSDLWTDATDVPSTVNVTTTDDYETTTMECTNDYCIPDVEYWEMVYQHIYPKDYEWGLIAMHCVVFVAGLVGNALVCLAVYRNHAMRTVTNYFIVNLAVADFMVILICLPPTVLWDVTETWFMGTGLCKVILYLQACVAYRQVIDPSTS from the exons ATGGAGAACGTCACAACAGACGGAACGTGGGGGCCGCTGAGCACGTGGGACATTCCGTCGAATGAGAGCAGCTACAGTTACTCCATGTGGACCGACACGTCGGACCTCTGGACGGACGCCACCGACGTCCCGTCCACGGTGAACGTTACCACGACGGACGACTACGAGACCACTACCATGGAGTGCACGAACGACTATTGCATCCCGGACGTCGAGTACTGGGAGATGGTGTACCAGCATATCTACCCGAAGGACTACGAGTGGGGACTCATAGCGATGCACTGCGTGGTGTTCGTGGCGGGGCTGGTGGGGAACGCGCTGGTTTGCCTCGCCGTGTACCGCAACCACGCCATGCGCACCGTCACCAACTACTTCATCGTCAACCTCGCCGTCGCCGACTTCATGGTCATCCTGATCTGCCTGCCCCCCACCGTGCTGTGGGACGTCACGGAGACCTGGTTCATGGGCACTGGGCTCTGCAAGGTCATCCTCTACCTGCAG GCCTGCGTGGCTTATCGCCAAGTGATCGATCCATCTAcatcatga